One window from the genome of Nicotiana tomentosiformis chromosome 5, ASM39032v3, whole genome shotgun sequence encodes:
- the LOC138892130 gene encoding uncharacterized protein codes for MLKIRNKAESNIRWEVQKGNCSFWWDNWTAKDALANLLQGGGRSTKVQVKQFLDNGEWNIDKLNEFLPDHIIDSIAHMEIGDPNEDDFPVWIISNDGNFSSNSACKNSATCLNSSDATNFIWNSIGNALRIKHQQEPVIATFKR; via the exons ATGCTCAAAATCAGGAACAAAGCGGAGAGTAACATTAGATGGGAAGTTCAGAAAGGTAATTGTAGCTTTTGGTGGGACAACTGGACTGCCAAAGACGCTTTAGCCAATCTTTTACAAGGAGGTGGGAGGTCTACTAAAGTACAGGTGAAACAGTTCTTGGATAATGGAGAATGGAATATTGACAAACTCAATGAATTTCTCCCTGATCATATTATTGATAGTATTGCTCATATGGAAATTGGGGATCCAAATGAAGATGACTTCCCCGTTTGGATTATTTCTAATGATGGGAACTTTTCTTCTAACTCAGCAT GTAAAAATAGTGCAACATGTCTTAACAGTAGTGATGCTACCAACTTCATATGGAATTCCATTGGGAATGCACTTAGAATCAAACACCAACAGGAACCTGTTATTGCTACCTTCAAGAGATAG